gacccccaaatgtgactccagacccccaaatgggaccccagacccccccaaatgggaccccagacccccaaatgtgaccccagacccctccaaatgtgaccctgggacccccaaatgtgaccccagaccccccaaatgtgaccctgggacccccaaatgtgaccccagaccccccaaatgtgaccccagacccccagatgtgaccccagacccccaaatgtgaccccagacccccagatGTGaccttgggacccccaaatgtgaacccagaccccccaaatgtgaccccagacccccaaatgtgaccccagagcccccaaatgtgaccccagacccccaaatgtgaccccgggacccccaaatgttaccccagacccccaaatgtgaccccagacccccaaatgtgaccccgggacccccaaatgttaccccagacccccaaatgtGACCCTGGGACCTCCCAGATGTGATCCCAGACCCCCAAATGTGAACCCAGACCCCCAAATgtgaccctgggaccccccaaatgtgaccccagacccccaaatgtgacccaggacccccccagtgTGACCCCACTCCCTCCAGTGTGACCCCTGATGTGCCCCAACCCCCCCTGATGTGTCTCCAGCCCTCCAGATGTGTTCCCAGGCCCCTCAGATGTGCTCCAGCCCCCCAGATGTGCCCCAGCCCCCCAGCTGTGTCTCCAGCCCCCCAGCTGTGTCTCCAGCCCCCCCAGAtgtgccccaaacccccccagatgTGTCTCCAGCCCCCCAGAtgtgccccagcccccccagatGTGCCCAATCCCCCCAGATGTGTCTCCAGCCCCCCCAGATGTGTTCCCAGGCCCCCCAGATGTGCTCCAGCCCCCCAGAtgtgccccagcccccccagctaTTTCTCCAGCCCCCCCAGATGTTTCTCCAGCCCCTGCAGAGGTGTCTCCAGCCCCCCCAGATGTGCTCCAGCCCCCCCagatgtgctccagcccctccagatGTTTCTCCAGCCCCCCCGATGTACCCCAgaccccccatcccccccagaTGTGTCTCCAGCCCCCCCAGATGtgccccaaactcccccagatgtgccccagcccccccagatGTGTCTCCAGCCCTCCCAGATGTGTctccagcccccccagctgTGTCTCCAGCCCCCCCGATGTGCCCCAGCCCCCCAGATGTGCCCCAACCCCCTCCAGATGTTTCTCCAGCCCCCCCAGATGTgcccaaacccccccagctgtcccccagcccccccagacTCACAGCCCGGGCGAGGGGTCCCCATTGCAGGGCCCGGGCCAGGCCCCGGCCGGGGTCGGGGGCGGTGTCAGCTCCCCAGTCCGTGATGGCCCCGAACGACCCCGTCACCGTCACCCAACCGGCctggggggggacagggggaaacggggctgagacccccccaaagcggggaaaatggggggggTCTCTGCCCCTCTGAGGGGGTTTTAGGGggtctctctctctccccgGCCTCACCTGGGGGTCCCCGGGCTCGCCCAGGGGGGGCTCTCCCGGTGCCCCCCCCCGCAGCACGGCCCCGGTGTAGCCGGGGGGCAGCGGCAGCTCCCGGCCCCCCAAGCGGCGCCCCCGGAACGaggcccagagctctgaggggAGCAAAGGGAGGCGGGCTGGGACCCCCACACCGGCCTGGGACCCCCACACCGGCCTGGGACCCCCACACCggcctgggaccccccaaaaccccccaaacccaacGCGCCCCCATCGCCACAGCCCCCCAGTGACCCGCGGAACCCCTCCCCGAGCTCCCCAAGAGCCCCcgacccccaaatccctcccaaaccCAATCCCGCCCCCCCCCAAATGCAGCATCTCCCTCAGGAtcgcccccaaacccccccctcCCCGTCCCTCACCGCCGCTGGGGCCGGGCCGGACCCGCAGGAAGGCGGCCACGGGCGCGGGCCCGTCGTGCTGGACgcggcagggcaggagctgagcgAGGAGCGGCTCCGGAGCGGCCCCGGGGGGAACCCGGACCCGCACCGCCATCACTGAGGGAGggtggaggggaaggaggaagtgACGTCATGAGGCGCCGGAAGCGGCATGGAGGCGTCCATGGAGGGGACGAACATGGCGGCGCCCATGGGGAGACAAGATGGCGGCACCGTACGGAAGTGGCGCAAGGAATGATGGGAGATGTAGTTCGGGGCCGGGGGGGCTTTCTGAgacacccccaccccccccctcAGAGCTCCCGGGACACCCCGAACCCTCTTGGACCCCCCAGGAACCCAGAGACCCCCACCCGTCCCTCCCCGGTCACGCGGGACCCCCGGACCCCCCTCAGACAGAGCCGGACACGGATTTTGGGCTTTCCAAATTCTTGGGGGAGGGGTCACAGAAGCCGGGGTGGGGGTGACACGTCACGATATGTCACGATACGGCCCGACATGTCACGAGACAGCCCGATATGTCACGACAGACCCCGACATGTCACGACCCCATGTCACGACACAGCCTGACATGTTATGATACAGCCCGACATGTCACGACAGACCCTGACATGTCACGACAGACCCCGACACGTCACGACAGACCCCGACACGCCTCCTGGTGCCgccccgctccagcccctctcgTCCCGAGACACGGCCCCGCCCCTATCGCGACATCTCAGGCCCCGCCCTCCCCCGCAGCAGCCGCGCGAGCAGCAGGACCCCCCCCCCAGCGCTGCCCCCGcacccgcccctccccccccggccccccccgcGCCAGCACCACCCCCCGGGGGGGGGGCGGCGGCCGCCAGCGCCCatccccccccccgcccctcccccacccccgggGGGAACCAGCAGGGGGGCgagggcggggggaggggcggccgcgcccccccccagcagcaggagggtcTCGGGGGCCCCCCCCCAGCGCCCCCCAAAGCGCCTCGAAGGCGCGGAGGgcccggggggggtcccaggggggggGGAGGGCGAGGGGGCGCAGCCGGACCCCCAAGGGCAGCTCCAGCGGGGGGAGGGGCGCCAGGAAAGAGCCCCCTCCCCCTTTTTGGGGAGCCCCCCCCGGGGTGAAAACGGCGGCGGCCTCCAGGGAGGGGGCAGGGCTCGGGGGGGGCGCAGGGTCAGGGTCAGCTCGGCCCCCCCCGCGACCCCCCCCCCAGCGCCGCCAGAGCCCCCTCGGCCCAGCCCCCgcccccccccagcagcagctgcagcgcCAGAGCGGGGGGGGGCGCCcccccaatttggggaggggtcccggagGCGGGGGGGGGCTCCCCcataatttggggaggggtcccggagGCGGGGGGGGGCTCCCCCAtcatttggggaggggtcccggagGCCGGGGGGGCTCCCCCAtcatttggggaggggtcccggagGCCGGGGGGGGCTCCCCcataatttggggaggggtcccggagGCGGGGGGGGGCTCCCCcataatttggggaggggtcccggagGCGGGGGGGGGCTCCCCcataatttggggaggggtcccctcggttggggacccccccaaggGCTCGAGGCGCAGCCGCAGGGGGAGGGGCACGGGccgccccccccccctccaGCAGCGCCGCCCCCCAACCCTcgggtcctggggggctccggggggggcGGGGAAGGGGCGGGGGTCGCGGGGAGGCAGCGCAGGCTGCAGGGGGGGGCCgcgggcagcagggaggggggagcgcccccccgccgccccccccgGGCCcgttttggggaggggggcgAGGGGCGCAGCGCGGGGGGGGCCCCAAAACCGCGGCCAATTTGGGGGGGCCCAGAGCGGCCGCCAGCGCCGAGTGGAGGCGACCCCGGTCCCGCACGTCGGGATCCGCCCCCCACCCAAAatcgggggggtcccggggcgggggggggcaGAGCGGGAACCCcccagaggggcaggaggggggcggcggcgctcaggaccccctgagcccccccccagccccccccctCGGCCGCCAGCGCCCGCCGCAGGTACCCCCCGGAGCTGGGGGCgcatttggggaggggtcccggggggggcgggggggtcGCGCAGCACCTTCAGCACCCCCCCGGAGCTGGGGGGTGCccgggggggcgggggggcccGCAGGACTTGCGACATCAAAGCCCCCCCgagggaccccccccaaaaccttgGCGAGCTCCAGCAGGTGCGGGGGGGCCGCGGGGTGACCCCCCCCCAATAATTTCCCCGCCGCCCCCCCCAGGtcccccccggggacccccccgaaCCAGCGCCGGTACGAGACCACGGCCCGGCAGAACAGAACggggggacccccccccaaaaaccccaccagcCCCCACAGCCACTCCCGGCCCccctgggttttggggtgggggctCCCCCCGCTCGCCCCCGTCCCCCGAAATTCGCGAGCAGAAGGCGGCGGCCGCCTCGAAACGGGGCAGGAACATTTCGGGGGGGtcccccgcccccccccggGAACAGAGCGGCCGCCAAGTGGGGGGGCAGCGCTGGGGAGGGGCgcgggttttggggtcccccccctcgaggaggcagaggaggaagaagaggcgCAGGGGTGGGGGAAGGGCGGGGTGCAGCGCCAGCGAGGCCAAACGGGGCccccccaaacctgaccccCCCCGCAGCAGCTCGGACTGAAGCGGAGCCGGGTCCGCGCTGGCCAAAATCGGGGGGGAACCCCCCCCGGGAGCCCCCCAAAAGccgggagctgcagcagctgagcccGGGCGGCCGGAGTGAGGCTCCAGACGGGGGGGGGGCCTGGAGGAGAGGGGGGGGCGTCAGAAAtggggggggtcggggggga
This sequence is a window from Poecile atricapillus isolate bPoeAtr1 unplaced genomic scaffold, bPoeAtr1.hap1 scaffold_321, whole genome shotgun sequence. Protein-coding genes within it:
- the LOC131574442 gene encoding ribonuclease H2 subunit C-like — protein: MAVRVRVPPGAAPEPLLAQLLPCRVQHDGPAPVAAFLRVRPGPSGELWASFRGRRLGGRELPLPPGYTGAVLRGGAPGEPPLGEPGDPQAGWVTVTGSFGAITDWGADTAPDPGRGLARALQWGPLARALHAPVTDDSDEEAEP